Proteins from one Ramlibacter sp. PS4R-6 genomic window:
- a CDS encoding O-antigen ligase family protein, producing MTAIAHHANVAGRPARAAPVPAGRTAESVLCVLLAAYLLSLAVEGPLRYVLATAGLPDALYLRDAIPVGSLAFLFIRSLLHGKLELAIAIPAAVLALHAAYAAVVGVGLFPIAFGLKIFMFIPYGIAMWPLVRRRWRAALGFMCVVFAVTLAGVCLNFAVGTLPWEGLEYRTSFGPVSTTRTWWIPGGISRLPGFTRTSFNAAMILGISGLLAMLCFRRMWAQSAIAVAAFAGIVLTTSKGMVLAFPVAAAWVVLQSFRPGSGVLLVRTLCVVTLVLPLVIVFGDASAAIAADSFPPLLMSVWERFTMMWPEAFALLPQGPAAVLGAGPGSIGTPQVYGDAPHLFNAADNIAVFMLVSLGVPGVAYYALPAVGMRRLALAERPEIARAAAAMLVIAYGYGMSISMVEESFFCVVFGMCFGAVLCAFAARPRAGGGQA from the coding sequence ATGACGGCGATCGCGCACCACGCGAACGTCGCGGGACGCCCTGCGCGCGCCGCGCCCGTGCCGGCCGGGCGCACGGCCGAGTCCGTGCTGTGCGTCCTGCTCGCGGCCTACCTGCTGTCGCTCGCCGTCGAAGGCCCGCTGCGCTACGTGCTGGCCACGGCCGGCCTGCCCGACGCGCTGTACCTGCGCGACGCGATTCCCGTCGGCTCGCTGGCCTTCCTGTTCATCCGCTCGCTGCTGCACGGCAAGCTGGAGCTGGCGATCGCCATTCCCGCGGCGGTGCTCGCGCTGCACGCCGCCTACGCCGCCGTGGTGGGCGTCGGGCTCTTCCCGATCGCGTTCGGCCTGAAGATCTTCATGTTCATCCCCTACGGCATCGCGATGTGGCCGCTGGTGCGCCGGCGCTGGCGCGCGGCGCTCGGCTTCATGTGCGTGGTGTTCGCGGTGACGCTCGCTGGCGTGTGCCTGAACTTCGCCGTGGGCACGCTGCCCTGGGAAGGCCTGGAGTACCGCACGTCGTTCGGGCCGGTCTCCACCACCCGCACGTGGTGGATTCCCGGCGGCATCTCGCGCCTGCCGGGGTTCACGCGCACGTCGTTCAACGCCGCGATGATCCTGGGCATCTCGGGCCTGCTCGCCATGCTGTGCTTCCGCCGCATGTGGGCCCAGTCCGCGATCGCCGTGGCCGCGTTCGCCGGCATCGTCCTCACCACCAGCAAGGGCATGGTGCTGGCGTTTCCCGTCGCTGCCGCCTGGGTCGTCCTGCAGTCCTTCCGCCCCGGCTCCGGCGTGCTCCTGGTCCGCACCCTGTGCGTGGTGACGCTCGTGCTGCCCCTGGTCATCGTGTTCGGCGATGCGTCCGCAGCCATCGCGGCCGATTCCTTTCCCCCGCTGCTGATGTCGGTGTGGGAGCGCTTCACCATGATGTGGCCAGAGGCCTTCGCGCTGCTGCCGCAAGGCCCCGCAGCGGTGCTGGGCGCGGGGCCGGGCAGCATCGGCACGCCGCAGGTCTACGGCGACGCACCGCATCTTTTCAACGCGGCGGACAACATCGCCGTGTTCATGCTGGTCAGCCTGGGCGTCCCGGGCGTGGCGTATTACGCGTTGCCTGCCGTCGGCATGCGACGGCTCGCGCTCGCCGAGCGCCCGGAGATCGCACGCGCGGCCGCGGCGATGCTCGTCATCGCCTACGGCTACGGCATGTCGATCAGCATGGTCGAAGAAAGCTTCTTCTGCGTCGTCTTCGGCATGTGCTTCGGCGCCGTGCTCTGCGCGTTCGCGGCGCGCCCGCGCGCCGGCGGGGGGCAGGCATGA
- a CDS encoding lipopolysaccharide biosynthesis protein — MRSDAVHPALPRRAPGVTWPWLRAQWRRQARNPLARRSAFVMGSQFSIALLQALQFFLLARALGPAEFGHVASVVAIVSVLVPFSGLGLGNMAVLRIARGQASAATSLGNALAMTTGTAVIGVALAVAIGAGFLREPGTWLLMLLVGVSDILLTKYIDVAAHVFYGLDRHRFPVLFYNLHMAARVLCAAALWAGLTPPTALAWAGLHLASGVVAATAVLATAIAMLGRPRTALASAIADARSGFFFSVSIASRSVQFDIDKSVLARSASTATAGVYTAAFRIVFMACMPVFALMVAVQARMFRKGHEAGLPGTLRAVRPLVMAAAAYCVVLGVALYAGAPAVPWLLGESYHGSVEIMRWMCLLPVFFTTHTIAAAALAGADAQQPLGLVHALTAGVALVLNLQLVPGFGWAGAVMAAYGSHAFLLAGMLVLIVVRLRKPVPQAVAP, encoded by the coding sequence ATGCGTTCTGACGCCGTGCATCCCGCGCTGCCGCGCCGCGCACCCGGCGTCACGTGGCCCTGGCTGCGCGCGCAATGGCGGCGCCAGGCGCGCAACCCGCTGGCGCGCCGCTCCGCGTTCGTCATGGGCAGCCAGTTCTCGATCGCCCTGCTGCAGGCCCTGCAATTCTTCCTGCTGGCGCGCGCGCTCGGCCCCGCCGAGTTCGGGCATGTGGCCAGCGTGGTCGCCATCGTCTCCGTGCTGGTGCCGTTCTCGGGGCTGGGCCTGGGCAACATGGCGGTGCTGCGCATCGCGCGCGGCCAGGCGAGCGCCGCCACCAGCCTGGGCAACGCGCTGGCGATGACGACGGGCACGGCCGTGATCGGCGTCGCCCTCGCCGTCGCCATCGGCGCTGGCTTCCTGCGCGAGCCGGGGACGTGGCTGCTGATGCTGCTGGTCGGCGTGTCCGACATCCTGCTCACCAAGTACATCGACGTCGCGGCGCACGTGTTCTACGGGCTGGACCGGCACCGCTTCCCGGTGCTGTTCTACAACCTGCACATGGCCGCGCGCGTGCTGTGCGCCGCCGCGCTCTGGGCGGGGCTCACGCCGCCGACGGCTCTCGCGTGGGCGGGGCTGCACCTCGCCTCGGGCGTGGTGGCCGCCACCGCCGTGCTCGCGACGGCCATCGCGATGCTCGGCCGCCCGCGCACCGCGCTGGCCAGCGCCATCGCCGATGCGCGCAGCGGCTTCTTCTTCTCGGTGTCGATCGCCTCGCGCAGCGTGCAGTTCGACATCGACAAGTCGGTGCTGGCCCGCAGCGCGTCCACCGCCACGGCCGGCGTGTACACGGCCGCGTTCCGCATCGTCTTCATGGCCTGCATGCCGGTCTTCGCGCTGATGGTGGCCGTGCAGGCGCGCATGTTCCGCAAGGGGCACGAAGCGGGCCTGCCCGGCACGCTGCGCGCGGTGCGGCCGCTCGTCATGGCCGCGGCCGCCTATTGCGTGGTGCTGGGCGTGGCGCTGTACGCCGGCGCGCCGGCGGTGCCGTGGCTGCTGGGCGAGTCCTACCACGGCTCGGTCGAGATCATGCGCTGGATGTGCCTGCTGCCCGTCTTCTTCACGACGCACACCATCGCCGCCGCGGCGCTGGCGGGCGCCGACGCGCAGCAGCCGCTCGGGCTCGTGCACGCCCTCACGGCGGGCGTCGCGCTGGTGCTCAACCTGCAGCTCGTGCCCGGATTCGGCTGGGCCGGCGCCGTGATGGCCGCCTACGGGTCGCACGCCTTCCTGCTGGCCGGCATGCTGGTGCTCATCGTCGTGCGGTTGCGCAAGCCGGTGCCGCAGGCGGTGGCGCCATGA
- a CDS encoding undecaprenyl-phosphate glucose phosphotransferase: MERGTLRIHTHGPLSEPASSRLPWPWSLLKSALDPAAVVAAYVAALQAWGAALTQSDVVVLLAATFLLFPSEIPLRRLSARVLGMLVSSWLRIALAAGTVWAASAAFALPWQLDARVTLTWLVAAPAAMLLLHAASPWLARRVRPAYPLRKVVVVGVNDIGLRIAHAIGRQEAAGQDFVGFFDDRNAARLALHAAAPVIGSLQDVGDYVKRHGIGAIYISLPMASHPRVLGLLGALRDTTASIHFVPDISVADLIQGSVTTLGGVPVLSVCETPISGAPGAMKRALDLLLVVGSLPVVLPLLAVIALAVRASSPGPAFFRQPRYGLDGKEIVVLKFRTMTGSDDGRGAFAQVTRDDVRVTAVGAVLRRTSLDELPQLINVLLGTMSLVGPRPHALSVNEQFRKLIPGYMVRHKVRPGITGWAQVNGCRGGDDLPAMRRRTEYDLAYLRSWSVALDLLIIVRTVRLLVFGDKHAF; the protein is encoded by the coding sequence ATGGAACGCGGCACGCTCAGGATCCACACGCACGGCCCGCTGTCGGAGCCGGCCAGTTCACGGCTGCCCTGGCCGTGGTCGCTGCTCAAGTCCGCGCTCGATCCCGCCGCGGTGGTGGCCGCCTACGTCGCGGCGCTGCAGGCGTGGGGCGCGGCATTGACGCAGAGCGACGTGGTGGTGCTGCTTGCGGCGACCTTCCTGCTGTTCCCCTCGGAAATCCCGCTGCGCCGGCTGTCGGCGCGCGTGCTGGGCATGCTGGTGTCGTCCTGGCTGCGCATCGCGCTGGCCGCGGGCACCGTGTGGGCCGCCAGCGCCGCGTTCGCGCTGCCGTGGCAGCTGGACGCCCGCGTCACGCTCACATGGCTCGTCGCCGCCCCGGCCGCGATGCTGCTGCTGCACGCCGCGTCGCCGTGGCTGGCGCGCCGGGTGCGGCCCGCCTACCCGCTGCGCAAGGTCGTGGTTGTCGGGGTGAACGACATCGGCCTGCGCATCGCGCATGCGATCGGCCGCCAGGAAGCGGCGGGCCAGGACTTCGTCGGCTTCTTCGACGACCGCAACGCCGCGCGCCTCGCGCTGCATGCGGCCGCGCCCGTCATCGGGTCGCTGCAGGACGTGGGCGACTACGTCAAGCGGCACGGCATCGGCGCCATCTACATCTCGCTGCCGATGGCCAGCCACCCGCGCGTGCTCGGCCTGCTCGGCGCGCTGCGCGACACGACCGCCTCGATCCACTTCGTGCCCGACATCTCGGTGGCCGACCTGATCCAGGGATCGGTCACCACGCTCGGCGGCGTGCCGGTGCTCTCCGTGTGCGAAACGCCGATCAGCGGCGCACCGGGCGCGATGAAGCGCGCGCTCGACCTGCTGCTGGTCGTCGGCTCGCTGCCCGTGGTGTTGCCGCTGTTGGCCGTGATCGCGCTGGCCGTGCGCGCCTCCTCGCCCGGCCCGGCGTTCTTCCGCCAGCCGCGCTACGGCCTGGACGGCAAGGAGATCGTGGTGCTGAAGTTCCGCACGATGACCGGCTCCGACGACGGCCGCGGCGCGTTCGCGCAGGTGACCCGCGACGACGTGCGCGTGACCGCCGTCGGCGCGGTGCTGCGGCGCACGTCGCTCGACGAGCTGCCCCAGCTGATCAACGTGCTGCTCGGCACGATGAGCCTGGTCGGGCCGCGGCCCCACGCGCTGTCGGTGAACGAACAGTTCCGCAAGCTCATTCCCGGCTACATGGTGCGCCATAAGGTGCGGCCGGGCATCACCGGCTGGGCGCAGGTCAACGGCTGCCGCGGCGGCGACGACCTGCCCGCGATGCGCCGCCGCACCGAATACGACCTGGCCTACCTGCGCTCGTGGAGCGTCGCGCTGGACCTGCTGATCATCGTGCGCACGGTCAGGCTGCTGGTGTTCGGCGACAAGCATGCGTTCTGA
- a CDS encoding Ig-like domain-containing protein codes for METRILGLAIVAATLATPARAIDIGVNTHRGGTAATNDQVAAVMKQRNLKTSRMDLIGGQDQSAFRDQVQKIRANGGTVEVALQISYQWDNSCNPNLAGVEQDAYNQAAAAVNGVKDIVHDFELLNETQLRPEIMREVPWNSAGTATAPYQGKPCVATLTAVLRGMSRAIRDIRASSGVPLRTILGEVGRDFGFLAFMQQNGVLFDVVGWHVYPHANTASMLTDPWFGTGGPLAQLAKFGKPVHVNEFNCGEIYDAGYENSAGAPVTEACLKAFAKHLKDLRAQTIANIESVHVYELLDEPTKAAPENRFGLMYNLSTPKLHLALASAFAGGALSAAERLAITSRGLLTDAEITAMQQTVASAPPPPTAPVDTQAPLVGMTGPAAGSVFAPGATIWASAVASDNAGVKQVRFTVNGSSCVATSPPFNCQLTLPNRKHWSGNVQAQATDAAGNVASDTVRISTTR; via the coding sequence TTGGAGACAAGAATCCTGGGCCTGGCGATCGTGGCGGCAACGCTCGCGACCCCGGCACGGGCGATCGACATCGGCGTCAACACGCACCGCGGCGGCACCGCAGCCACCAACGACCAGGTCGCCGCCGTCATGAAGCAGCGCAACCTGAAGACCTCGCGCATGGACCTCATCGGCGGCCAGGACCAGAGCGCATTCCGCGACCAGGTGCAGAAGATCCGCGCCAACGGCGGCACCGTCGAAGTGGCGCTGCAAATCTCCTACCAGTGGGACAACAGCTGCAACCCGAACCTCGCCGGCGTCGAGCAGGACGCGTACAACCAGGCCGCGGCGGCCGTGAACGGCGTGAAGGACATCGTGCACGACTTCGAGCTGCTGAACGAGACGCAGCTGCGCCCCGAGATCATGCGCGAGGTGCCGTGGAACAGCGCGGGCACCGCCACGGCGCCGTACCAGGGCAAGCCTTGCGTGGCGACGCTCACCGCCGTGCTGCGCGGCATGTCGCGCGCCATCCGCGACATCCGCGCGAGTTCCGGCGTGCCCCTGCGCACCATCCTCGGCGAGGTCGGCCGGGACTTCGGCTTCCTCGCCTTCATGCAACAGAACGGCGTGCTGTTCGACGTGGTGGGCTGGCACGTGTACCCGCATGCCAACACGGCGAGCATGCTCACCGACCCGTGGTTCGGCACCGGCGGCCCGCTCGCGCAGCTGGCGAAATTCGGCAAGCCGGTGCACGTCAACGAATTCAACTGCGGCGAGATCTACGACGCGGGCTACGAGAACAGCGCCGGCGCGCCGGTGACGGAGGCGTGCCTGAAGGCCTTCGCGAAGCACCTGAAGGACCTGCGCGCGCAGACCATCGCCAACATCGAATCGGTTCATGTGTACGAACTGCTCGACGAACCCACCAAGGCGGCGCCCGAGAACCGCTTCGGGCTCATGTACAACCTGTCGACGCCCAAGCTCCACCTGGCCCTCGCGTCCGCCTTCGCCGGCGGCGCGCTGTCGGCCGCCGAGCGCCTGGCCATCACCAGCCGCGGCCTGCTCACCGATGCCGAGATCACGGCGATGCAGCAGACCGTGGCCAGCGCGCCGCCGCCGCCCACGGCACCCGTCGACACGCAGGCGCCGCTGGTGGGAATGACGGGGCCGGCAGCGGGCAGCGTGTTCGCGCCGGGCGCCACGATCTGGGCGTCGGCCGTCGCGTCCGACAACGCCGGGGTCAAGCAGGTGCGCTTCACGGTGAACGGCTCCAGCTGCGTGGCGACGAGCCCGCCGTTCAACTGCCAGCTGACCTTGCCGAACCGCAAGCACTGGTCGGGGAACGTGCAGGCCCAGGCCACGGACGCGGCAGGCAACGTGGCGTCCGACACGGTGCGCATCTCGACGACGCGCTGA
- a CDS encoding GNAT family N-acetyltransferase, with translation MSAVPAGCIFDEDWWLDAAAPGGWQRVEVRWDQVLVGSLSFAATRRMGLRFIGLPPLTRTASPWLQPPPGAPGHALMKKVKILAALMAQLPPHERFDLALGTNCPNALPFVMLNYPVGHTYTFVAAASEASRAAMHQKTRNVVNKAARDFEVVEGADLSRFFAVLRSQFGAKSRADAADVQRLFDAAHARGQATVLCAEGAGGVDSACAVLVWDARSLYFWLSARNPECASTGALSLLIAHAASLAHGRGLDFDTDGFGTHRSGAFLSKFGFTPAVRPYVSHGTGLWKLSHLVSSALRGERDDRHYRY, from the coding sequence GTGAGCGCGGTGCCCGCCGGCTGCATCTTCGACGAGGACTGGTGGCTGGACGCCGCGGCCCCGGGCGGCTGGCAGCGCGTGGAGGTGCGCTGGGACCAGGTCCTCGTCGGCTCACTGTCGTTCGCGGCGACCCGGCGCATGGGCCTGCGCTTCATCGGGCTGCCGCCGCTCACGCGCACGGCCAGCCCCTGGCTGCAGCCGCCGCCGGGCGCACCCGGCCATGCGCTCATGAAGAAGGTCAAGATCCTGGCGGCGCTGATGGCGCAGTTGCCGCCGCACGAACGCTTCGACCTCGCGCTGGGCACGAACTGCCCGAACGCCCTGCCCTTCGTCATGCTGAACTACCCGGTGGGGCACACCTACACCTTCGTCGCCGCGGCGTCGGAGGCGTCGCGCGCCGCGATGCACCAGAAGACGCGCAACGTCGTGAACAAGGCGGCGCGCGACTTCGAAGTCGTCGAGGGCGCGGACCTGTCGCGCTTCTTCGCGGTTCTGCGCTCGCAGTTCGGGGCGAAGTCGCGCGCTGACGCGGCCGACGTCCAGCGGCTGTTCGATGCGGCGCATGCGCGCGGCCAGGCCACCGTGCTGTGCGCGGAGGGCGCCGGCGGCGTCGATTCCGCCTGCGCCGTGCTGGTGTGGGACGCGCGCAGCCTGTACTTCTGGCTTTCGGCGCGCAACCCCGAGTGCGCGAGCACCGGCGCGCTCAGCCTGCTGATCGCGCACGCGGCGAGCCTGGCGCACGGGCGCGGCCTGGACTTCGACACCGACGGGTTCGGCACGCACCGCTCCGGCGCCTTCCTGTCCAAGTTCGGCTTCACGCCCGCGGTGCGTCCCTACGTGAGCCACGGCACGGGGCTGTGGAAGCTGTCGCACCTCGTGTCCAGCGCGCTGCGCGGCGAGCGTGACGACCGCCACTACCGCTACTGA
- a CDS encoding ATP-grasp domain-containing protein, with the protein MPTTRTANERAPALLLADGDELTYRVMRCVNDAGMRVHVLGTAGSAAARLARSRYCAGLHAVRAGAWASGEAVHEVNALAHALGAQIVLASDPATTRFVVWHGRGIAVRTFPVPAAAAFERLVNKDSFAQVCAALGLPHPATTACDGPQEVLELLQTLDARPVMIKPVDAHAGHGVWKLERRDEAALRRIRALDHHPIVVQEFIEGSDVNALLLCKAGDIVAAIAYGLDAGEFRVVDEPRLWALLARAASALQLDGAIGFDMRVGTDGRPWFIECNPRFTYEGSLVGLLSGYNIIREFLVPGTLAPRAQAARLHRARLLRPWSLLDADRRHARYLLSDLRHSFAQACREFYVTKLQRSPAGFSA; encoded by the coding sequence ATGCCCACGACCCGCACCGCGAACGAGCGCGCCCCGGCCCTGTTGCTGGCCGATGGCGACGAACTCACGTACCGTGTGATGCGATGCGTGAACGACGCCGGCATGCGGGTGCACGTGCTGGGCACGGCGGGCAGTGCGGCGGCGCGGCTCGCGCGCTCGCGGTACTGCGCGGGCTTGCACGCGGTCCGCGCAGGCGCATGGGCTTCGGGGGAAGCCGTGCACGAAGTCAACGCGCTGGCGCACGCGCTGGGCGCGCAGATCGTGCTGGCCTCCGACCCGGCGACGACGCGTTTCGTCGTGTGGCACGGGCGCGGCATCGCGGTGCGCACGTTCCCGGTGCCGGCCGCCGCGGCGTTCGAACGCCTCGTCAACAAGGACTCGTTCGCGCAGGTGTGCGCGGCGCTCGGCCTGCCGCACCCGGCGACCACCGCCTGCGACGGCCCGCAGGAGGTCCTCGAGCTGCTGCAGACGCTGGATGCGCGGCCGGTCATGATCAAGCCCGTCGATGCCCACGCCGGCCATGGCGTGTGGAAACTGGAGCGGCGCGACGAGGCGGCGCTGCGGCGCATCCGCGCGCTGGACCACCACCCCATCGTGGTGCAGGAGTTCATCGAGGGCAGCGACGTCAACGCCTTGCTCCTTTGCAAGGCGGGCGATATCGTCGCCGCGATCGCGTACGGCCTGGACGCCGGCGAATTCCGCGTGGTCGACGAGCCGCGGCTGTGGGCCCTGCTCGCGCGCGCGGCCTCGGCGTTGCAGCTGGACGGCGCGATCGGCTTCGACATGCGCGTGGGCACCGACGGAAGGCCCTGGTTCATCGAGTGCAACCCGCGCTTCACGTACGAAGGTTCGCTGGTGGGCCTGCTCTCCGGCTACAACATCATCCGCGAGTTCCTCGTGCCCGGCACGCTCGCGCCGCGCGCGCAGGCGGCGCGCCTGCACCGCGCGCGCCTGCTGCGCCCCTGGAGCCTGCTGGACGCCGACCGTCGCCACGCGCGCTACCTGCTGTCGGACCTGCGGCACAGCTTCGCGCAGGCGTGCCGCGAGTTCTACGTGACGAAGCTGCAGCGCTCACCGGCGGGTTTTTCAGCGTGA
- a CDS encoding sensor histidine kinase, giving the protein MDAPQVAHTDPVVVAMASERTARPARDAADLERRRNVYLATVAHEIRNALAPLSCAIDVLAARARADDASADMLPIARRQVAQLAGLTEDLLDIGRAVTDEFRMEFKRHAVQDLVGGVVAAWSVLAQTKQQSITVEMPLPPLWVRADRLRLGQALQNVVGNAIKFTPEGGRILVRVFATQAHATICVTDSGIGIAEADLANIFQLFYRVRREGPGPGGFGIGLALARQFVECHGGMVNARSEGAGRGSTLTITLPLAGAPVAA; this is encoded by the coding sequence ATGGATGCGCCGCAAGTTGCACACACCGATCCCGTCGTCGTTGCAATGGCGTCCGAACGCACGGCAAGGCCCGCCCGCGACGCGGCGGACCTCGAGCGGCGCCGCAACGTGTACCTGGCCACGGTGGCTCATGAGATCCGCAATGCGCTCGCGCCGCTGTCGTGCGCCATCGACGTGCTGGCCGCCCGCGCGCGTGCGGACGACGCGTCCGCGGACATGCTCCCCATCGCGCGCCGGCAGGTGGCGCAGCTCGCCGGCCTCACCGAAGACCTCCTGGACATCGGGCGCGCGGTGACCGACGAGTTCCGCATGGAGTTCAAGCGACATGCCGTGCAGGACCTGGTCGGGGGCGTGGTGGCCGCCTGGTCGGTGCTGGCGCAGACCAAGCAGCAGTCCATCACCGTGGAAATGCCGTTGCCGCCGCTGTGGGTCCGCGCGGACCGCCTGCGCCTGGGCCAGGCGCTGCAGAACGTCGTGGGCAACGCGATCAAGTTCACGCCGGAAGGCGGGCGCATCCTGGTGCGGGTGTTCGCCACCCAGGCGCACGCGACGATCTGCGTCACCGACAGCGGCATCGGCATCGCCGAAGCCGACCTCGCCAACATCTTCCAGCTCTTCTACCGCGTGCGCCGCGAGGGCCCCGGGCCCGGCGGGTTCGGCATCGGGCTGGCGCTGGCACGGCAGTTCGTCGAATGCCACGGTGGCATGGTCAACGCCCGCAGCGAGGGCGCGGGGCGCGGCAGCACCCTCACCATCACCCTGCCGCTCGCGGGAGCGCCCGTAGCGGCTTGA
- a CDS encoding Crp/Fnr family transcriptional regulator, which translates to MDRWVPVMESVRLDLGQALYEPGVTLAHAYFPVTALVSLLYVMESGASTEIAVIGNDGIVGISLFMGGGSTSSRAVVQSAGAALRLPVADLMSEFSRGTLTSHLLLRYTQALITQMTQTAACNRHHAIDQQLCRWLLLSLDRLPGTELVMTQELISNMLGVRREGVTEAASRLQRAGLIRYSRGRIQVLDRAGLERRACECYEVVRKEYCRLLPEFPKV; encoded by the coding sequence ATGGACCGCTGGGTGCCCGTCATGGAAAGCGTGCGGCTCGACCTCGGGCAGGCCCTGTACGAGCCCGGCGTGACGCTGGCGCACGCCTACTTCCCCGTCACCGCGCTGGTCTCGCTGCTGTACGTGATGGAGAGCGGCGCATCGACCGAGATCGCGGTGATCGGCAACGACGGCATCGTGGGCATCTCGCTGTTCATGGGCGGCGGCTCCACCTCCAGCCGCGCGGTGGTCCAGAGCGCGGGCGCCGCGCTTCGGCTGCCGGTGGCGGACCTCATGTCCGAGTTTTCGCGCGGCACGCTCACGTCGCACCTGCTGCTGCGGTACACGCAGGCCCTCATCACGCAGATGACGCAGACGGCGGCGTGCAACCGGCACCATGCGATCGACCAGCAGCTGTGCCGCTGGCTGCTCCTGAGCCTGGACCGCCTGCCGGGCACCGAGCTGGTGATGACCCAGGAACTCATCTCGAACATGCTCGGCGTGCGGCGCGAAGGAGTGACCGAAGCCGCATCGCGCCTGCAGCGCGCGGGGCTGATCCGCTATTCGCGCGGGCGCATCCAGGTGCTCGATCGCGCGGGCCTCGAGCGCCGCGCGTGCGAGTGCTACGAAGTCGTGCGCAAGGAATACTGCCGGCTGCTGCCCGAATTCCCCAAGGTGTAA
- a CDS encoding Crp/Fnr family transcriptional regulator, with amino-acid sequence MTPHNKLIDSLPAADRAALFASGNQVDLSVGQSLQASRHSIARVYFPTSAYVSLQARTEPAGAEVMMVGHEGALGGQLVLGEGAQPLDMVVQGAGEALRVDGAAFGDQLAGSPALRAALHAYVDYMIQQIAISCGCVHGHVLLERLARRLLTTHDCARRADFHVTHEFLAAVMGVRRVGVTNAASLLQDQGLITYRRGEVSVVDRKGLEAASCGCYADSRRTYTRAMRGVRDP; translated from the coding sequence GTGACCCCCCACAACAAGCTCATCGATTCGCTGCCGGCCGCCGACCGCGCGGCCCTCTTCGCCAGCGGCAACCAGGTGGACCTCAGCGTCGGCCAGTCGCTGCAGGCCTCGCGCCACAGCATCGCTCGCGTCTACTTCCCCACGTCCGCGTACGTGTCCCTGCAGGCGCGCACGGAGCCCGCCGGCGCCGAGGTGATGATGGTCGGCCACGAAGGGGCGCTGGGCGGACAGCTGGTGCTCGGGGAAGGCGCGCAGCCGCTGGACATGGTGGTGCAAGGCGCCGGCGAGGCGTTGCGCGTGGACGGCGCGGCCTTCGGCGACCAGCTGGCCGGCAGCCCGGCGCTGCGAGCCGCGCTCCACGCCTACGTCGACTACATGATCCAGCAGATCGCCATTTCGTGCGGCTGCGTCCACGGCCACGTGCTGCTCGAGCGCCTGGCGCGGCGGCTGCTGACCACGCACGATTGCGCGCGCCGCGCGGACTTCCACGTGACGCACGAATTCCTGGCGGCGGTGATGGGCGTGCGGCGGGTGGGCGTGACCAATGCCGCGTCGCTGCTGCAGGACCAGGGGCTGATCACCTACCGGCGCGGCGAGGTCTCGGTGGTGGACCGCAAGGGGCTGGAAGCCGCGTCGTGCGGCTGCTATGCGGATTCGCGCCGCACCTACACGCGGGCCATGAGGGGCGTGCGCGACCCGTGA
- a CDS encoding response regulator transcription factor translates to MNLYVIDDHPLMREAVVMLLRRLRPGASVVELERIGGVSAAVRQHGAPDLICLDLKLPDTTGTSGIHELKKLFPETPLAVLSASPAADAEEGCIEAGADIYIEKSAGAQEIGNALRALLNADGGFEELSPTDNKLSKRQKQLIVMLDRGLSNREIADELGISEHTVKVHLWRLFRRLGVKSRTQTIHYARTHGMLTS, encoded by the coding sequence ATGAACCTCTACGTCATCGACGACCACCCGCTCATGCGCGAAGCGGTCGTGATGCTGCTGCGCCGCCTGCGCCCGGGCGCGAGCGTCGTCGAGCTCGAACGCATCGGCGGCGTGAGTGCGGCGGTGCGCCAGCACGGCGCGCCGGACCTGATCTGCCTGGACCTGAAGCTGCCCGACACCACGGGCACCTCGGGCATCCACGAGCTGAAGAAGCTCTTCCCCGAAACGCCGCTGGCCGTGCTGTCCGCCTCGCCCGCGGCCGACGCCGAGGAAGGCTGCATCGAAGCCGGCGCCGACATCTACATCGAGAAGTCGGCCGGCGCCCAGGAAATCGGCAACGCGCTGCGGGCGCTGCTCAACGCCGACGGCGGCTTCGAGGAGCTCTCGCCCACGGACAACAAATTGTCCAAGCGCCAGAAGCAGTTGATCGTGATGCTGGACCGCGGCCTCTCCAACCGCGAGATCGCCGACGAACTCGGCATCAGCGAGCACACGGTGAAGGTGCACCTGTGGCGCCTGTTCCGCCGCCTGGGCGTGAAGAGCCGCACGCAGACGATCCACTACGCCCGCACGCACGGCATGCTCACCAGCTGA